One window from the genome of Nomascus leucogenys isolate Asia chromosome 12, Asia_NLE_v1, whole genome shotgun sequence encodes:
- the LRRC8B gene encoding volume-regulated anion channel subunit LRRC8B isoform X3 encodes MITLTELKCLADAQSSYHILKPWWDVFWYYITLIMLLVAVLAGALQLTQSRVLCCLPCKVEFDNHCAVPWDILKASMNTSSNPGTPLPLPLRIQNDLHRQQYSYIDAVCYEKQLHWFAKFFPYLVLLHTLIFAACSNFWLHYPSTSSRLEHFVAILHKCFDSPWTTRALSETVAEQSVRPLKLSKSKILLSSSGCSADIDSGKQSMPYPQPGLESAGIESPTSSVLDKKEGEQAKAIFEKVKRFRLHVEQKDIIYRVYLKQIIVKVILFVLIITYVPYFLTYITLEIDCSVDVQAFTGYKRYQCVYSLAEIFKVLASFYVILVILYGLTSSYSLWWMLRSSLKQYSFEALREKSNYSDIPDVKNDFAFILHLADQYDPLYSKRFSIFLSEVSENKLKQINLNNEWTVEKLKSKLVKNAQDKIELHLFMLNGLPDNVFELTEMEVLSLELIPEVKLPSAVSQLVNLKELRVYHSSLVVDHPALAFLEENLKILRLKFTEMGKIPRWVFHLKNLKELYLSGCVLPEQLSTMQLEGFQDLKNLRTLYLKSSLSRIPQVVTDLLPSLQKLSLDNEGSKLVVLNNLKKMVNLKSLELISCDLERIPHSIFSLNNLHELDLRENNLKTVEEIISFQHLQNLSCLKLWHNNIAYIPAQIGALSNLEQLSLDHNNIENLPLQLFLCTKLHYLDLSYNHLTFIPEEIQYLSNLQYFAVTNNNVRKKTSKLLPSQGLMTVEKRNHIQPTDKKLPSLPWKML; translated from the coding sequence ATGATTACACTAACTGAGCTAAAATGCTTAGCAGATGCCCAGTCATCTTATCACATCTTAAAACCATGGTGGGACGTCTTCTGGTATTACATCACACTGATCATGCTGCTGGTGGCCGTGCTGGCCGGAGCCCTCCAGCTGACGCAGAGCAGGGTTCTGTGCTGTCTTCCATGCAAAGTGGAATTTGACAATCACTGTGCCGTGCCTTGGGACATCTTGAAAGCCAGCATGAACACATCCTCTAATCCTGGGACACCACTTCCGCTCCCCCTCCGAATTCAGAATGACCTCCACCGACAGCAGTACTCCTATATCGATGCCGTCTGTTACGAGAAACAGCTCCATTGGTTTGCAAAGTTTTTCCCCTATCTGGTGCTCTTGCACACGCTCATCTTTGCAGCCTGCAGCAACTTTTGGCTTCACTACCCCAGTACCAGTTCCAGGCTCGAGCATTTTGTGGCCATCCTTCACAAGTGCTTCGATTCTCCATGGACCACCCGCGCCCTGTCAGAAACAGTGGCTGAGCAGTCAGTGAGGCCTCTGAAACTCTCCAAGTCCAAGATTTTGCTTTCGTCCTCAGGGTGTTCAGCTGACATCGATTCCGGCAAACAGTCAATGCCCTACCCGCAGCCAGGTTTGGAGTCGGCTGGCATAGAAAGCCCAACTTCCAGCGTCCTGGACAAGAAGGAGGGTGAACAGGCCAAAGCCATCTTTGAAAAAGTGAAGAGGTTCCGCCTGCACGTGGAGCAGAAGGACATCATTTATAGGGTGTATCTGAAACAGATAATCGTCAAAGTCATTTTATTTGTGCTCATCATAACTTACGTTCCATATTTTTTAACCTACATCACTCTTGAAATTGACTGTTCAGTTGATGTGCAGGCTTTTACAGGATATAAGCGCTACCAGTGTGTCTATTCCTTGGCAGAAATCTTTAAGGTCCTGGCttcattttatgtcattttgGTTATACTTTACGGTCTGACCTCTTCCTACAGCCTGTGGTGGATGCTGAGGAGTTCCCTGAAGCAATATTCCTTTGAGGCgttaagagaaaaaagcaacTACAGTGACATCCCTGATGTCAAGAATGACTTTGCCTTCATCCTTCATCTGGCTGATCAGTATGATCCTCTTTATTCCAAACGCTTCTCCATATTCCTATCAGAGGTCAGTGAGAACAAACTGAAACAGATCAACCTCAATAATGAATGGACAGTTGAGAAACTGAAAAGTAAGCTTGTGAAAAATGCCCAGGACAAGATAGAACTGCATCTTTTTATGCTCAATGGTCTTCCAGACAATGTCTTTGAATTAACTGAAATGGAAGTGCTAAGCCTGGAGCTTATCCCAGAAGTGAAGCTGCCCTCTGCAGTCTCACAGCTGGTCAACCTCAAGGAGCTTCGTGTGTACCATTCATCTCTGGTTGTAGACCATCCTGCACTGGCCTTTCTAGAGGAGAATTTAAAAATCCTCCGCCTGAAATTTACTGAAATGGGAAAAATCCCACGCTGGGTATTTCACCTCAAGAATCTCAAGGAACTTTATCTTTCGGGCTGTGTTCTCCCTGAACAGTTGAGTACTATGCAGTTGGAGGGCTTTCAGGACTTAAAAAATCTAAGGACCCTCTACTTGAAGAGCAGCCTCTCCCGGATCCCACAAGTTGTTACAGACCTCCTGCCTTCATTGCAGAAACTGTCCCTTGATAATGAGGGAAGCAAACTGGTTGTGTTGAACAACTTGAAAAAGATGGTCAATCTGAAAAGCCTAGAACTGATCAGCTGTGACCTGGAACGCATTCCACACTCCATTTTCAGCCTGAATAATTTGCATGAGTTAGACTTAAGGGAAAATAACCTTAAAACTGTGGAAGAGATCATTAGCTTTCAGCATCTTCAGAATCTTTCCTGCTTAAAGCTGTGGCACAATAACATTGCTTATATTCCTGCACAGATTGGGGCATTATCTAACCTAGAGCAGCTCTCTTTGGACCATAATAATATTGAGAATCTGCCCTTGCAGCTTTTCCTATGCACCAAACTACATTATTTGGATCTAAGTTATAACCACTTGACCTTCATTCCAGAAGAAATCCAGTATTTGAGTAATTTACAGTACTTTGCTGTGACCAACAACAAT
- the LRRC8B gene encoding volume-regulated anion channel subunit LRRC8B isoform X2, producing the protein MITLTELKCLADAQSSYHILKPWWDVFWYYITLIMLLVAVLAGALQLTQSRVLCCLPCKVEFDNHCAVPWDILKASMNTSSNPGTPLPLPLRIQNDLHRQQYSYIDAVCYEKQLHWFAKFFPYLVLLHTLIFAACSNFWLHYPSTSSRLEHFVAILHKCFDSPWTTRALSETVAEQSVRPLKLSKSKILLSSSGCSADIDSGKQSMPYPQPGLESAGIESPTSSVLDKKEGEQAKAIFEKVKRFRLHVEQKDIIYRVYLKQIIVKVILFVLIITYVPYFLTYITLEIDCSVDVQAFTGYKRYQCVYSLAEIFKVLASFYVILVILYGLTSSYSLWWMLRSSLKQYSFEALREKSNYSDIPDVKNDFAFILHLADQYDPLYSKRFSIFLSEVSENKLKQINLNNEWTVEKLKSKLVKNAQDKIELHLFMLNGLPDNVFELTEMEVLSLELIPEVKLPSAVSQLVNLKELRVYHSSLVVDHPALAFLEENLKILRLKFTEMGKIPRWVFHLKNLKELYLSGCVLPEQLSTMQLEGFQDLKNLRTLYLKSSLSRIPQVVTDLLPSLQKLSLDNEGSKLVVLNNLKKMVNLKSLELISCDLERIPHSIFSLNNLHELDLRENNLKTVEEIISFQHLQNLSCLKLWHNNIAYIPAQIGALSNLEQLSLDHNNIENLPLQLFLCTKLHYLDLSYNHLTFIPEEIQYLSNLQYFAVTNNNVSLCRRGCLRRRLHFFSSLPHLPVLRCYQMGCFSAKSCNVYFWGKIA; encoded by the coding sequence ATGATTACACTAACTGAGCTAAAATGCTTAGCAGATGCCCAGTCATCTTATCACATCTTAAAACCATGGTGGGACGTCTTCTGGTATTACATCACACTGATCATGCTGCTGGTGGCCGTGCTGGCCGGAGCCCTCCAGCTGACGCAGAGCAGGGTTCTGTGCTGTCTTCCATGCAAAGTGGAATTTGACAATCACTGTGCCGTGCCTTGGGACATCTTGAAAGCCAGCATGAACACATCCTCTAATCCTGGGACACCACTTCCGCTCCCCCTCCGAATTCAGAATGACCTCCACCGACAGCAGTACTCCTATATCGATGCCGTCTGTTACGAGAAACAGCTCCATTGGTTTGCAAAGTTTTTCCCCTATCTGGTGCTCTTGCACACGCTCATCTTTGCAGCCTGCAGCAACTTTTGGCTTCACTACCCCAGTACCAGTTCCAGGCTCGAGCATTTTGTGGCCATCCTTCACAAGTGCTTCGATTCTCCATGGACCACCCGCGCCCTGTCAGAAACAGTGGCTGAGCAGTCAGTGAGGCCTCTGAAACTCTCCAAGTCCAAGATTTTGCTTTCGTCCTCAGGGTGTTCAGCTGACATCGATTCCGGCAAACAGTCAATGCCCTACCCGCAGCCAGGTTTGGAGTCGGCTGGCATAGAAAGCCCAACTTCCAGCGTCCTGGACAAGAAGGAGGGTGAACAGGCCAAAGCCATCTTTGAAAAAGTGAAGAGGTTCCGCCTGCACGTGGAGCAGAAGGACATCATTTATAGGGTGTATCTGAAACAGATAATCGTCAAAGTCATTTTATTTGTGCTCATCATAACTTACGTTCCATATTTTTTAACCTACATCACTCTTGAAATTGACTGTTCAGTTGATGTGCAGGCTTTTACAGGATATAAGCGCTACCAGTGTGTCTATTCCTTGGCAGAAATCTTTAAGGTCCTGGCttcattttatgtcattttgGTTATACTTTACGGTCTGACCTCTTCCTACAGCCTGTGGTGGATGCTGAGGAGTTCCCTGAAGCAATATTCCTTTGAGGCgttaagagaaaaaagcaacTACAGTGACATCCCTGATGTCAAGAATGACTTTGCCTTCATCCTTCATCTGGCTGATCAGTATGATCCTCTTTATTCCAAACGCTTCTCCATATTCCTATCAGAGGTCAGTGAGAACAAACTGAAACAGATCAACCTCAATAATGAATGGACAGTTGAGAAACTGAAAAGTAAGCTTGTGAAAAATGCCCAGGACAAGATAGAACTGCATCTTTTTATGCTCAATGGTCTTCCAGACAATGTCTTTGAATTAACTGAAATGGAAGTGCTAAGCCTGGAGCTTATCCCAGAAGTGAAGCTGCCCTCTGCAGTCTCACAGCTGGTCAACCTCAAGGAGCTTCGTGTGTACCATTCATCTCTGGTTGTAGACCATCCTGCACTGGCCTTTCTAGAGGAGAATTTAAAAATCCTCCGCCTGAAATTTACTGAAATGGGAAAAATCCCACGCTGGGTATTTCACCTCAAGAATCTCAAGGAACTTTATCTTTCGGGCTGTGTTCTCCCTGAACAGTTGAGTACTATGCAGTTGGAGGGCTTTCAGGACTTAAAAAATCTAAGGACCCTCTACTTGAAGAGCAGCCTCTCCCGGATCCCACAAGTTGTTACAGACCTCCTGCCTTCATTGCAGAAACTGTCCCTTGATAATGAGGGAAGCAAACTGGTTGTGTTGAACAACTTGAAAAAGATGGTCAATCTGAAAAGCCTAGAACTGATCAGCTGTGACCTGGAACGCATTCCACACTCCATTTTCAGCCTGAATAATTTGCATGAGTTAGACTTAAGGGAAAATAACCTTAAAACTGTGGAAGAGATCATTAGCTTTCAGCATCTTCAGAATCTTTCCTGCTTAAAGCTGTGGCACAATAACATTGCTTATATTCCTGCACAGATTGGGGCATTATCTAACCTAGAGCAGCTCTCTTTGGACCATAATAATATTGAGAATCTGCCCTTGCAGCTTTTCCTATGCACCAAACTACATTATTTGGATCTAAGTTATAACCACTTGACCTTCATTCCAGAAGAAATCCAGTATTTGAGTAATTTACAGTACTTTGCTGTGACCAACAACAAT